In Drosophila teissieri strain GT53w chromosome 2R, Prin_Dtei_1.1, whole genome shotgun sequence, the following proteins share a genomic window:
- the LOC122613722 gene encoding tubulin polyglutamylase ttll6, with protein sequence MPSKKSPRPANNELNPYTRFFNAQKSLPPDKDGQKQGVCNRESVYVLSNKARGKRRSGRENNQPTWRRRGGGGGNEDTIMVVTQDNTQQPKDKPLLTASQLDSICYDIIKEPPMQFHVNGTDIAPSIRGLRLSVCVEHTRFQLVAKVTRNMGFQHVPEHRLWNIQWSDSTPHHDLLRNMKRFQQINHFPGMVEICRKDLLSRNLNRMLKMFPGDYRIFPKTWLMPTDAYDVAIYASKHKRTFILKPYSAGQGRGIWITTDLRTVGKREKLICQTYIERPLLIDGYKFDLRVYTLVTSVDPLRIFVYNEGLARFATQKYVPPTIGNSHNVFMHLTNYCLNRRNSQYMVGNGPEAGSKRKLSAFNKWLLDHNYDVSEFWASVDDAIIKTLISAWPTLKHNYNVCFPKHDKIQASFQLLGFDILVDWKLKPYILEVNHTPSLSADESVDMEVKRPLIRDTLNMLSTALVDKEQIIRDDRTEHRARLLRNIYNKKAAAQMPGYSSPIREAGGHEVRQACSIGALTQQIAWEESHLGNYRRIMPPRDSAKVNYYCKFYEQNKQPMFADTRASRRREELNHQAMQKHQRERQQDLMQQQQAQNRIGKQVRWPGDQVQAAQVSPVILQSRRRREEAEAHAKKHRALIAREIQRQKEQLLAPTCAKERLGIWQSVRREKRRQCSPKRSSSITKAHRRKQQRNLSQRARQQRMLELEAQRDAKFLEEHAKKQRLEGGRITGQSAIPGSVGKITEKSRSSLTKQPRTRGKHVLQKKIHRESSNHSQMTKCKVELTPATKAEASANWTAGSISEVETSQLLDWRKERGNRLKETGLRELIFSKMYENGHLTKNDIKCFPDLLYQILNNEEASSR encoded by the exons aTGCCTTCTAAGAAATCGCCCAGGCCCGCTAACAACGAGCTTAATCCGTATACGCGATTCTTTAATGCCCAGAAATCGCTGCCCCCCGACAAagatggccaaaagcaagGAGTCTGCAATCGGGAAAGTGTTTATGTCCTATCGAATAAGGCACGTGGCAAACGGCGATCGGGCCGGGAAAATAACCAGCCGACATGGCGGAGacgcggtggtggcggcggcaacGAGGACACCATCATGGTTGTTACGCAGGATAATACGCAACAGCCGAAGGATAAGCCATTGCTGACCGCCTCCCAATTGGACTCCATTTGCTACGACATCATTAAGGAGCCACCGATGCAGTTTCACGTGAATGGCACCGACATTGCGCCCAGCATTCGTGGCCTCCGCCTGAGTGTCTGCGTGGAGCACACCCGATTCCAGCTGGTGGCCAAGGTGACCAGGAACATGGGCTTTCAGCACGTGCCCGAGCATAGGCTGTGGAACATCCAATGGTCGGACTCGACGCCCCATCATGATCTGCTGCGTAACATGAAGCGCTTTCAGCAGATTAACCACTTTCCAGGCATGGTGGAGATATGTCGCAAGGATCTGCTGTCCAGGAATCTCAATCGCATGCTCAAAATGTTTCCCGGCGACTATCGCATATTCCCCAAAACCTGGCTTATGCCAACCGA TGCCTACGATGTAGCCATTTATGCGAGCAAACACAAGCGCACTTTTATCCTAAAGCCATACTCGGCGGGTCAAGGACGTGGCATTTGGATAACCACCGATCTTCGCACTGTCGGCAAGCGGGAAAAGCTCATCTGCCAAACGTACATCGAGCGG CCACTACTAATAGATGGCTACAAGTTTGACCTGAGAGTCTATACACTTGTCACCTCCGTGGATCCACTGCGTATTTTTGTGTACAACGAGGGCCTGGCCCGCTTTGCCACCCAGAAGTATGTGCCACCGACGATAGGAAATAGCCACAATGTGTTCATGCACCTGACCAACTACTGCCTGAATCGCCGCAACTCGCAGTACATGGTGGGCAATGGACCGGAAGCGGGCTCCAAACGCAAGCTGAGTGCCTTCAATAAGTGGCTATTGGATCACAACTACGATGTGTCCGAGTTCTGGGCTAGTGTGGATGATGCCATCATAAAGACGCTGATTAGTGCTTGGCCAACGCTTAAGCATAACTACAATGTGTGCTTTCCCAAGCACGACAAGATACAGGCCAGCTTTCAGTTGCTCGGCTTCGATATCCTGGTGGACTGGAAGCTAAAGCCATACATTCTGGAGGTCAATCACACGCCCAGTTTGAGTGCCGATGAGTCGGTGGACATGGAAGTGAAGCGGCCATTGATTCGAGATACTCTCAATATGCTCAGCACCGCATTGGTGGATAAAGAACAGATTATCCGTGACGATCGAACGGAACACAGGGCTAGACTACTAAGGAATATCTACAATAAGAAGGCTGCTGCCCAAATGCCGGGTTACTCGTCACCCATACGCGAAGCTGGTGGCCACGAGGTGCGCCAAGCCTGCTCCATTGGAGCGTTGACCCAACAGATCGCCTGGGAGGAGAGCCATCTGGGCAACTATCGGCGTATAATGCCGCCACGGGATTCAGCAAAGGTCAACTACTATTGCAAGTTCTACGAGCAGAACAAGCAGCCCATGTTCGCAGATACACGTGCAAGTAGGAGACGTGAGGAGCTGAATCACCAG GCAATGCAAAAGCATCAGCGGGAGCGCCAGCAGGATctgatgcagcagcagcaggcacagaATCGCATAGGCAAGCAGGTGCGTTGGCCAGGTGATCAGGTGCAAGCTGCCCAGGTGAGTCCTGTGATCCTGCAGTCGCGACGCCGCCGcgaggaggccgaggcccATGCGAAAAAGCACCGTGCTCTGATAGCCCGCGAAATCCAGCGCCaaaaggagcagctgctggcgcCCACCTGcgccaaggagcgcttggGCATTTGGCAGAGTGTCCGCCGGGAAAAACGCCGCCAGTGTTCGCccaaacgcagcagcagcatcaccaaAGCCCATCGCCGCAAACAGCAACGGAATCTCAGCCAGCGGGCTCGCCAACAGCGAATGCTCGAACTGGAAGCCCAGCGGGATGCGAAATTTCTGGAGGAGCACGCCAAAAAACAACGCCTCGAAGGTGGCAGAATTACGGGTCAAAGTGCAATCCCAGGCTCTGTAGGCAAGATCACCGAGAAAAGCAGGAGCAGTTTGACAAAGCAGCCGAGAACAAGGGGAAAACACGTgctgcaaaagaaaatacacCGGGAAAGCAGCAACCACAGCCAGATGACAAAGTGCAAGGTGGAGCTAACACCTGCCACAAAAGCTGAAGCAAGTGCAAACTGGACTGCGGGCAGCATCAGCGAAGTGGAAACTAGCCAACTTCTCGACTGGCGAAAGGAAAGAGGCAATCGGTTAAAGGAAACAGGGCTCAGGGAATTG ATCTTCTCGAAAATGTACGAAAACGGGCATCTGACCAAGAACGATATCAAGTGCTTTCCGGATCTACTCTATCAAATACTTAATAACGAGGAAGCGAGTTCAAGATAG
- the LOC122613727 gene encoding SCO-spondin, translating to MQCRVFSLFVLCLLSYTRAKVHPPNVCTHGDVMVKCIPVCPKICSDFLYRQRCIPKKCERGCACPKDWLRLKNNQGRCIMRQHCTRYIIE from the exons ATGCAGTGCAGAGTGTTTAGTTTGTTTGTCCTGTGCTTATTAAGTTATACTCGAGCTAAGGTACATCCGCCCAACG TTTGTACGCACGGCGATGTGATGGTTAAGTGCATACCAGTTTGTCCCAAGATCTGCTCGGACTTTTTGTATAGGCAGAGGTGCATACCCAAGAAGTGCGAGCGAGGTTGCGCCTGTCCCAAGGATTGGTTGCGACTAAAAAATAACCAAGGAAGATGTATAATGCGCCAGCACTGCACACGATATATAATAGAGTGA